The Mytilus edulis chromosome 5, xbMytEdul2.2, whole genome shotgun sequence genomic interval ttttacaaaaaggTTCCCGTGCTCATTAAATGAATACAAGGTATATTCTCCAAACTCCGATTGTTTAAAATCTGTTTTATGCAAGTTTGAAACATATGAGTTCCCAACCAATACTGATGTGGAATTGACTTCATTTGTAAATATCCAACGAATTACTGGTAAAGGATATGCTATTATATGAGCAGATAATTCTAAGTCACCATTTTCTTCAACAGCGACTATTTTAGGTAGGCTTTGATATCGGGTATCTAAACGCGGTGAACCTGATAAAAAGAAATTTACATATTACGTGTGATATGCGTATCGAATCAATTTCAATTCGTAAAATGCAGCAGAATATACATACAAACAGATTATCAATAATGCGACTTTACATATTCACAAAACCAACCTATATAAAATGGTGTATGTGACACATGAAATAATTCTTCGGATTTCTGTAATGATTAAGCTACCTACACATAACATTTAAAGCTACATCTTTGGCATACACAGAAATAACCCCATTTCTGTAGTTTGCAGCCTGGCATTGGTATGTGCCTGTATGGAAACAGTTGGAATTGGTAATGGTGTAGGTACTGGTATAAACACTGTTTTCTTCTTTAAGTTTCGTCTGATCATTCAAAAACAACCATGTGATATTTGACAAAGGATTACTTTCAGCTTCACATCGGAATGTAACATCCTCATTTTCAGATACTGTCGGTCCATTTAAGACTTGAAAATTTGTTATGACTGGCGGAtctgtaaaatatcaaatttacgatttgaatttatatttggtttaatggattttaaaaatatttgatgatacCAATGTCAACAGTGTATTGCaaagttataatttcataaaagtGTTTCCGCCATCTAATTCCCAATTTGAAACATACAATAAAGTATGAAAGTATGATGTGTTTTATCTCAAACTATTTGTTCGTTTTATCACCTCATgttattgttttgtattcatAGCATGTCAAATTCAAAACTCAGCTGTTGCCTATTGAGTATACAGTGAGTGTAGTGGAAGAACATGTTTGTGTATGTAAACGGACGAgccctttttaaaacattgccAATATATGTTATATAAACGAAATGTAGGATTTGCTATAAAGATACAAATCGattattaatatcaataatgtaTATACTACAACTTACTATCTAAAATATTAaagaatcattttatttttattcttatttttaaaaacgtTAACACaacaaaaatgtacatgtgtAATGTTATGGATACTCACAAAAAACTATGAGTTCTGTCGTATTTTCCGCTACAAGAGAACCATATGTTGTAGAAGTTGCGAATGCCTTACATGTATACAGCTCTTCATTCAATAAACGAccaacatcaaacaaatgaaggATGGACTGGTTTATTTGACGTTCTGTTATATTCTGGTCCTGTTGAAACCACGTAACTATTGGAACAGGATTACCAAAGGCATTGCACGTAATTGACACATTGTCACCTTCATTTACGAATAATGGTAAAGTGTCAATGGAAATTTCAGGAAAATCTATCATAGAAAAAGTTTCTTTAAACTAAagtcataaacaaatatatataattcatctaATGTCAAAAAATTCGTCCTTTGCAAAATACCAGACATATGGTCTTATATTATTAGTTTGTGTTATGTTGTTTTTCTTGGGAAAGTTGCGTTAGAATAGATATCGTATTTCAAATAACGATAGGATTACTGTAATCTAACTAATTTTTTAGAACGATCTTTTTTCGCGTTCTTTGCGAGAAGAACAAATATCGCGAACATGAATTGTCgcgaaaattcaaaattttgatctTACCTTGTCTTACTTCATCAGGTTAATAAGATAATCAGGAAATTAAATCGGCGGAAATTTGGATAAAAAGTATAACCGCGTTcgaagataaaaaataaatttgtttacataATTTATGCTAATAGTCTGTGTTCCCTGAAATCAAAGTCTTTAATATCGCATTTTCCACCATTCGCCCAATAATCGCAATAACAATCAATTCACAAAATACTGAAATTATTGTATTCAAATATTATATGTAAACAAAACTCATTTTCAAATTGTAACCCTGAATAGTATAAAAGCGATTGCTCGTGTACAACATTCTGCATGATATGGTGTCGATGTCTATCATGTGTCCcaaattgaagaaaataaaattgtaCCTTGACAAAACATTTCTGTTTAGCCATGTTCGACATCTTTCTATTTTTACAAAGTGACTAGGCTTAACTATCTGTGCAGATATGAAAAGCAGATTACCATATAATATGTAGAACAAAGTTGTAACATAATACATGTGTTAAAGTATGAATTGTCAATGTACAGGTTGTGTGAAAAAAGAATTGTCTTAACCTCGAGAATCACAAATTGCTTTTTGAGGTACGAGTATCTGAATTACGGAAAATGATACCCACGGCGTACCCTGAAATTGTTACCACATATATGAAAACGTCGCAGCTTCGAAGCAAGCCATGGTACATATTTAGCTTTATTATATGGACAGAGGAATTGATTGAATGCTATCATTACCGCTAACTTCAACTGAATTGTAAATCGTGACCCATACGGTCTCAGgtgaagttgtctcattggtaatcgcaccacatcaattattttttatttctattttgaaacATTGACCTCAGTAGCAATTACGGAAAACCAATCCTAGAATTCAAAGAACTCACATTCTACATTTATATGTACAACATTTGATTTCAGTATCGATCCACGTCTTTTGGTATATTCATTCTGAACGGTACAAATAATTACTTTCCCATTGTTATATTTCGTGAGAGGTCCTATGATTAACGCAGACATATTAACATCCACTGCCATATTATCACTAGTCCATTCGAATATTGATTCTGGATTTCCTGGTTCAGATACACATTCTATTTCCGTTATGTTTCCGACAAACCATGGCATTTCAGGTTTCAATACCAAATTTGGTTTACTAGGCGAAactaaaaatgaatgaaaatatattaattagtAAAACAACACACCATCGTCTGGTCAGATCACCGGCCAGTAAATGTTTCTATGACATGATTATCAAAAACATTAAGGAAGGAACAACTTTTtaatatgcaataaaaaaaaatcatgtgttatttcaataaaaaaaaacatattgcagAGTCgaatgttttcatttaaaaacatattttatgcagTCAACGTTTCAAGTATGCTGGTGCTACTTATTCTCTGTAAAGTAAAAGATCCTATGCAATTTTCGATATAGGTATTTTTTATCTTTaacaaaaacttaaaacaaataaaaactgagAAGAAAGTTTTTGTATATACGATGTTTGAATTCACAATAGAAATTGATTCAATGACCATTCTGTAATTGTATGTACTACTATTATTTGTATGCATAATTTATCACTGTCCTTGTGTGTTTCTATAACACTTACAATAAACAACCAGTGAAATTTGAGATGTGGGTCTGTAAGTTACTATAGGATGAGTAGCAGAACAACTACAGATTCTTCCATTATAATTTTTGTCCACTGTAAACTCAATTTCTAACACTGCTTCAGTTTCTGTCGAGGTGTTTGAAGTGATACCCTGACAATCCCATGTCAGTGTTGCCAAAGGATTGCCTCCAGGAACAGAACATATCAAGGTTACTGCTGTTCCTGTATCTATTGGTCCAGGTGTGGCTTGTCGTACAGTTGGATAAACGTCTGGTGGAACTAAGAATGAACATTAATAGATAATTTTAGGtaattataaaaatcaaatctGGTAACGAATTTGCTAGCTGTCAATAGCGTTTATCAGTTCCTTGTTAATCACTCATCATAAATCTAATAATTTTCGGtacattatattgtatttttttaatacgTAATCGAAAGAATGGAATACTTTATACGCATTGTATGGTCACTCGCTGCCAATTTAGAAAGTGAAATGAAAATGCATCCGTAAGATAATGATCTCAATGTATGTGTAATGTGCTCAATTTAATAAATAAGTTACACTCAACACAAAAATATGTTAAAGCCAAACGCACGAACGTTTTAAATCACGAGTTCCGTCCTTAGTCCTTAGTcttgatattattttttaactGAGTTCAACATGTCAATAACACAGACCTTAAAACAACCATTTTGATTGAGAATACCAATCACGCATTATTTATATGAGTACATAGTATTAAGGACTTTAAAGGTAATAATTGTAGATTTATTATATCGTTAAAGGCACAACATTTCTGAAACAAGCTATATTAAGGTTTTCGTTCACGTTTCGTTCTCGTTTTTATTATTGTCTGAACATCCACCATGGAAGTGAAAAACTGTTACATCCATGTTTCCAACTGCAGACTTATTGAATAAAATACTTACAAATTACATCTAGCAGGTGATGAGCTGTATGTTTATAAGTGTCTATAATATGGGAAGCCAAACAGGAACAAGCCATTCCATGGTTTAGATTAGTAACAGGTATTTCAATGGAACTAATAGCAGTTGTTTCTGATGAGTTTATCTTTATTACTCCAGTACAATTCCATGTTAGCGTTGCCACAGGATTGCCACCATTAACGGAACAAACCAACAAAACAGAGCTACTGGTGTAAACTGGGCCTTCTGGTATTTGCATTAGAACAGGCAACTTATCTGGAGGAactaaaattcaaatattatCTAGAGTAAGCAGTGAATCTTGATTTTAACATGCATGTACTATTCTTTAAGTTTGATCGTAAAAAGAGCGTAGTATTATACACACCTTTAACTTAAAagatatataacaaacaaaacacaacagCAACCATAAGGAATCATGAGACGAAATCGCTTATTTgtgcatttttacatttttttaatatatttgtttgcgATAAAGACTTACAATATACGTTAAGAGTGATATGCATCTGTGGTCTATACTCTGCTACAGGATGTGCAGCAGAACAAGTACAAGTTTTTCCGTTGTCTTGTTTTAAAGCCATAAAAAGGATAGTATAGAAAGCAGTTTTTCCTGAAGTGTTGTTTGTGTTGTTACCGGAACAGTTCCATGACAATACAGGTAATGGAAAACCACCGGAAACAGAACATGTCAGAACTACTTTTTCTCCACTGATGATTGGTCGGTTTGGTGTCTGCTGTATAGTTGGATCATCTGATGGTGGATCTAAATGTAAGATAtaaatgcattacaaataatatttctttattaGTTCCTTTAGATGTAATTCAAGCTAAGAAGCATATGTTTGGTCGATAACACTGTCCCTAAAGAATTGAAGTTAAAGGTcgaatttattttacaatttttatcgCGATTCAAATAGTTAATTAATACagcatttttgttttttctaaaacaattcaaattcatTTTCGTGGGTTACTATTGTATGGAAGGTGAGAAA includes:
- the LOC139524265 gene encoding nephrin-like — its product is MLSFQGCFLILMHLSVVLKGSRAQQAVMYPLTPAYADLHQQLTFMCKISVRNDWRSTSFHDETNNGGAPSVGLFFNATNGSCNISSVSFSKYNASCDSTKGEYNLTILDVDVKYHDAFIRCKAQYGVGNSNDVFAYGNSTIYVRVHLTEILLSNTTITSDVTRETSIECKVTSRPAASITLIKVNSEGTVQDISSSSTKTVTSSITGEIVTSILNFRFTANDNGGLIYCHADNLISTINSSFVTLRIYYPPSDDPTIQQTPNRPIISGEKVVLTCSVSGGFPLPVLSWNCSGNNTNNTSGKTAFYTILFMALKQDNGKTCTCSAAHPVAEYRPQMHITLNVYFPPDKLPVLMQIPEGPVYTSSSVLLVCSVNGGNPVATLTWNCTGVIKINSSETTAISSIEIPVTNLNHGMACSCLASHIIDTYKHTAHHLLDVIFPPDVYPTVRQATPGPIDTGTAVTLICSVPGGNPLATLTWDCQGITSNTSTETEAVLEIEFTVDKNYNGRICSCSATHPIVTYRPTSQISLVVYFSPSKPNLVLKPEMPWFVGNITEIECVSEPGNPESIFEWTSDNMAVDVNMSALIIGPLTKYNNGKVIICTVQNEYTKRRGSILKSNVVHINVEYFPEISIDTLPLFVNEGDNVSITCNAFGNPVPIVTWFQQDQNITERQINQSILHLFDVGRLLNEELYTCKAFATSTTYGSLVAENTTELIVFYPPVITNFQVLNGPTVSENEDVTFRCEAESNPLSNITWLFLNDQTKLKEENSVYTSTYTITNSNCFHTGTYQCQAANYRNGVISVYAKDVALNVMCSPRLDTRYQSLPKIVAVEENGDLELSAHIIAYPLPVIRWIFTNEVNSTSVLVGNSYVSNLHKTDFKQSEFGEYTLYSFNEHGNLFVKVNVVPKGKPLPPSKVIVVCTSTSVAMFWNSEFDGGARQTFMVKYWRTLDGTTISSALVENLTEQTVIKELLPDSNYSFIVQATNKHGTSNSTIKTCKTGAKEIALKVEQNGTSGATIAAAVVAVILSFVIILMISIFILIPFYRQRQNKDSLKNQNQGYLKPARDVSVRSARDNVYQLPLNQQYESIRQSAVVEVNVNPSRPIYDEPEPEIAQGTHYIDASSSELKNKTQRNLDETNTEKRSVYTKQEVPTDHSTVQSTSRTDSEHIFDTNSYEEMSTETKGKYPILKPPRAHLSDNNTQLYESMKAHACQNTSKSDQGREMKDTKPRDNKFQLYESMKTPVKENTSKLDQSSKRKIKDEKSKDNSTQLYESMKTPPQEASKSTKNESVDMYSSVI